A stretch of the Streptomyces ortus genome encodes the following:
- a CDS encoding NAD(P)/FAD-dependent oxidoreductase, which yields MNENHSGTKDCVVVGAGAAGLSAALTLGRARRGTMVIDAGRQSNLVAGGVAGLLGHDGRPPARYYAAGRAELLAYPSVELHSGEVTHGAREDDGTFVLTLGDGRRERARSLVLAPGTDYRHPQVPGLSERWGDAVFHCPFCHGWEVGDRPLGVLATGAVGVHGALNLRAWSDRITLLTNGVELTDGQREQLTAGRVGWDERPVSALDGPGTELRAAVFADGAELALGALLVKSTLYQRSSLARDLGASLCEPDEMLSVEAIKVDAMGRTGVPGLYAAGDAATSVPPSMAAAVASGYLAGAAAAVQLAAGY from the coding sequence ATGAACGAGAATCACAGCGGAACGAAGGACTGCGTCGTGGTCGGCGCGGGGGCTGCCGGACTGAGTGCCGCACTTACGCTCGGCCGGGCCCGGCGCGGCACCATGGTCATCGACGCCGGCCGGCAGAGCAACCTGGTCGCGGGGGGTGTCGCGGGACTGCTCGGACACGATGGGCGGCCTCCTGCCCGGTACTACGCCGCGGGCCGCGCCGAACTGCTGGCCTATCCGTCCGTCGAGCTGCACAGTGGCGAGGTCACCCACGGTGCGCGGGAGGACGACGGAACCTTCGTCCTCACCCTCGGTGACGGCCGTCGCGAGCGGGCGCGGAGCCTGGTCCTGGCACCGGGAACGGACTACCGACACCCCCAGGTGCCCGGCTTGTCCGAACGATGGGGGGACGCGGTCTTCCACTGCCCGTTCTGTCACGGCTGGGAGGTCGGTGACCGCCCGCTGGGTGTTCTCGCGACGGGCGCGGTCGGTGTGCACGGAGCGCTGAACCTCCGGGCCTGGAGCGATCGGATCACGTTGCTGACCAACGGGGTCGAGCTGACCGACGGGCAGCGCGAGCAGCTGACCGCCGGCCGAGTGGGCTGGGACGAACGGCCGGTCAGTGCCCTCGACGGGCCGGGGACCGAGCTGCGGGCGGCGGTCTTCGCCGATGGCGCCGAACTCGCCCTCGGGGCTCTGCTGGTCAAGTCGACCCTCTATCAGCGCTCCTCACTGGCGCGGGATCTCGGAGCGTCACTGTGCGAACCGGACGAGATGCTCAGTGTCGAAGCGATCAAGGTCGACGCGATGGGCCGGACCGGCGTCCCCGGGCTGTACGCGGCCGGTGATGCCGCCACCTCGGTACCGCCGTCCATGGCGGCGGCCGTGGCCTCCGGTTATCTGGCGGGCGCCGCGGCGGCCGTGCAACTCGCCGCGGGGTACTGA
- a CDS encoding glycosyltransferase, whose product MRVLLSTYGTRGDVEPLVALAVRLQALGAEVRMCAPPDEEFARRLAGVDVRLFPVGPPVRSMMSGTSLPSAAKLFRSRNELVDAQFDVLPAAVEGCDALVVAGLAQIAARSVAEAAGIRYVYTSYAAVNLPSPHHAPPPRPGWPEPETDDNRTRWEVDAQLVNAQYAETLNGHRASLGLPPVDNVRDHVYSEQPWLAADPVLGRWPRTPGLDVVQTGAWGLPDERPLPAGLSAFLDAGAPPVYVGFGSLRPAPDIARRAVDEVRAQGHRVLVSRGWADLDMADEQDDCLTIGEVSHQSLFPRVAAVVHHGGAGTTLTAARAGVPQVVVPLQVADNPYWASRVAALDIGAALDGPTLTDDSLTLAFKTALAPGTRARAKALGAGIRSDGAEVAARLLVEAIG is encoded by the coding sequence ATGCGGGTGTTGTTGTCCACATACGGGACGCGCGGCGATGTCGAACCGCTGGTGGCCCTCGCGGTCCGGTTACAGGCGCTCGGTGCGGAGGTACGGATGTGCGCCCCGCCGGACGAGGAGTTCGCGCGGCGGCTGGCGGGCGTCGACGTGCGACTGTTTCCGGTCGGGCCGCCCGTGCGGTCGATGATGAGCGGCACGTCCCTGCCCTCGGCGGCGAAACTGTTCCGGTCTCGGAACGAGTTGGTCGACGCGCAGTTCGACGTCCTGCCCGCAGCGGTCGAGGGCTGCGACGCGCTGGTGGTGGCAGGCCTGGCGCAGATCGCCGCCCGGTCCGTGGCCGAGGCCGCGGGCATCCGCTACGTGTACACGAGCTACGCGGCGGTCAACCTGCCGTCGCCGCACCATGCGCCGCCGCCGAGGCCAGGCTGGCCGGAGCCGGAGACCGACGACAACCGCACCCGGTGGGAGGTGGACGCCCAGCTCGTGAACGCGCAGTACGCCGAGACACTCAACGGCCACCGGGCCTCGCTCGGGCTGCCCCCGGTGGACAACGTCCGCGACCACGTGTACTCCGAGCAGCCGTGGCTGGCGGCCGACCCCGTCCTGGGACGGTGGCCGCGGACCCCTGGCCTCGACGTGGTGCAGACGGGCGCCTGGGGCCTGCCCGACGAACGCCCGCTCCCCGCCGGACTGTCGGCGTTCCTGGACGCCGGCGCGCCGCCCGTCTACGTGGGCTTCGGCAGCCTGCGCCCGGCGCCGGACATCGCCCGCAGGGCCGTCGACGAAGTCCGTGCACAAGGCCACCGCGTACTCGTCTCCCGGGGCTGGGCCGACCTGGACATGGCCGACGAGCAGGACGACTGCCTCACCATCGGCGAGGTCAGCCACCAGAGCCTGTTCCCCAGGGTGGCCGCGGTGGTGCACCACGGCGGCGCGGGTACGACGCTGACGGCGGCCCGGGCGGGTGTGCCGCAGGTGGTGGTACCGCTCCAAGTGGCCGACAACCCGTACTGGGCGAGCCGGGTGGCGGCCCTGGACATCGGCGCGGCCCTCGACGGTCCGACCCTCACCGACGACTCACTCACCCTCGCGTTCAAGACGGCTCTGGCCCCCGGAACCCGGGCGCGGGCCAAGGCCCTGGGCGCCGGGATCCGCTCCGACGGAGCGGAGGTCGCCGCGAGACTGCTGGTCGAAGCCATCGGCTGA
- a CDS encoding LamG-like jellyroll fold domain-containing protein — protein MTRHGTRPRTRNRARVLALFAMAALVLPPSGMLPVAAAAESTGGASSAPATGQAAVVTHGLKGEYFSMSAPGARDFAELGGTTLDPQINFSGLTDTFKELTGKTEHTTARWTGQIEAPATGDYTFYAIGDNGFRLYIDDEPVIDHWVGDWDKEQTSQAVKLTAGEKHSFRLELFQDTGGANMYLRWSTPTLAKQIVPMSAFTPPADFEVFPVEYTVAENGTRLRARFEGKVGSLQGVKDHLKVEADTTAMPIKSVTSVPGDSSSLYVNLSEPIQKAQLVRVSYDGSGGLTVGGKAVPKVIRYAENASTHRLTTKWGDKVDKKHPLPEYPRPQQKRSKWENLNGPWQFSAAKAGEQPVFGKDLGEKITVPFPVESQLSGLERHEDHMFYRRVIDVPKSWKVGKDSRSNRLKLNFGAVDYQSRIYVNGTKVAEHTGGYTAFDVDITDALKKGGKQEIVVAVTDTGGADQPMGKQSTNPGGIFYTQTSGIWQTVWMEPVAPAAIENVVTTPDIDTGTLAVTVDSEGASSSARVEAVARDARGKVVGRVSGAADKKLTLPVAKQHLWSPDDPYLYDLDVTLTDGRSSDKVRGYFGMREIGVEKVGGFNKLVLNGKPVFSLATLDQGFWPDGLYTAPSDDALAFDLEAHKKLGFNAVRKHIKVEPARWFYHADKLGLLVWQDFVSGNITNETGQKAFVDQGREVMKQHHNSPAVIGWIVFNEGWGEWNREETGRITEAVKAADPSRVVNAHSGVNCCNSKGDSGKGDIIDHHDYNNDDPPFPDEKRAAMDGEHGGFTLRSPGHMWPGAPTVIYSGVTTKAELTRKYVENTEKFYVEQAGAELSGSVYTQITDLENELNGLYTYDRRDIKMDAAEVRKVNLKVIAAGAAAGSKQKLKGGHWTLDDGTGTTAKDTGPGKSPLTLREGASWTEGVSGSALKFDGQKQYAETSGPVLDTSGSYSVSAWVRLDGIPGNYGTAVSQDTRATANSFYLQYGHGNFAFSTPGERRAQVAVAAETGRWYHLVGVRDSVTNEIKLYLDGKLAATTTGGAALGSTGPLTVGRAHWDGSNVDFWNGAVDEVHAVDRALTAQEVSTLYGDEKP, from the coding sequence ATGACACGACACGGCACCCGCCCCAGAACCAGGAACAGAGCCAGAGTGCTGGCGCTGTTCGCCATGGCGGCTCTCGTGCTGCCCCCGAGCGGAATGCTGCCCGTCGCGGCGGCTGCGGAGTCGACGGGCGGAGCGTCGTCGGCACCCGCCACCGGCCAGGCCGCCGTGGTGACGCACGGTCTCAAGGGCGAGTACTTCAGCATGTCGGCGCCCGGCGCCCGGGACTTCGCCGAACTCGGTGGCACGACGCTCGACCCGCAGATCAACTTCTCCGGTCTCACCGACACGTTCAAGGAGCTGACCGGTAAGACGGAGCACACCACGGCCCGTTGGACGGGCCAGATCGAGGCGCCGGCCACGGGTGACTACACGTTCTACGCCATCGGCGACAACGGCTTCCGTCTCTACATCGACGACGAGCCCGTCATCGACCACTGGGTGGGTGACTGGGACAAGGAACAGACCAGCCAGGCCGTCAAACTGACGGCCGGTGAGAAGCACTCGTTCCGGCTGGAGCTGTTCCAGGACACCGGCGGCGCCAACATGTACCTGCGCTGGTCGACGCCGACGCTGGCCAAGCAGATCGTGCCGATGTCCGCGTTCACCCCGCCGGCCGACTTCGAGGTCTTCCCGGTGGAGTACACCGTCGCCGAGAACGGGACGCGGCTGCGCGCCCGCTTCGAGGGCAAGGTGGGCAGCCTCCAGGGGGTCAAGGACCATCTGAAGGTCGAGGCCGACACGACCGCCATGCCGATCAAGTCGGTGACGTCCGTCCCCGGGGACTCCTCCTCCCTCTACGTCAATCTGTCGGAGCCGATCCAGAAGGCCCAGCTCGTCCGGGTCTCCTACGACGGTTCGGGCGGTCTGACGGTCGGCGGCAAGGCCGTACCGAAGGTCATCCGGTACGCGGAGAACGCCTCCACCCACCGTCTCACCACCAAGTGGGGCGACAAGGTCGACAAGAAGCACCCGCTGCCCGAGTACCCGCGGCCGCAGCAGAAGCGGTCCAAGTGGGAGAACCTCAACGGGCCTTGGCAGTTCAGCGCCGCCAAGGCGGGTGAGCAGCCGGTCTTCGGCAAGGACCTCGGCGAGAAGATCACCGTGCCGTTCCCGGTCGAGTCGCAGCTGTCCGGCCTTGAGCGGCACGAGGACCACATGTTCTACCGCCGGGTCATCGACGTGCCCAAGAGCTGGAAGGTCGGCAAGGACAGCCGCTCGAACCGGCTCAAGCTCAACTTCGGCGCGGTCGACTACCAGTCCCGTATCTATGTCAACGGGACGAAGGTCGCCGAGCACACCGGCGGTTACACCGCCTTCGACGTCGACATCACCGACGCGCTGAAGAAGGGCGGCAAGCAGGAGATCGTGGTCGCCGTCACCGACACCGGCGGCGCGGACCAGCCCATGGGCAAGCAGTCCACGAACCCGGGCGGCATCTTCTACACGCAGACCTCCGGTATCTGGCAGACCGTGTGGATGGAGCCGGTCGCGCCCGCCGCGATCGAGAACGTCGTCACCACGCCGGACATCGACACCGGCACCCTCGCGGTGACGGTCGACTCCGAAGGCGCCTCCTCCTCCGCCCGCGTCGAGGCCGTCGCCCGTGACGCCCGCGGCAAGGTCGTCGGCAGGGTCAGCGGCGCGGCCGACAAGAAGCTCACCCTGCCCGTGGCGAAGCAGCATCTGTGGAGCCCCGACGACCCGTACCTCTACGACCTCGACGTGACGCTGACCGACGGCAGGTCGAGTGACAAGGTCCGCGGCTACTTCGGTATGCGCGAGATCGGCGTCGAGAAGGTGGGGGGCTTCAACAAGCTGGTCCTCAACGGCAAGCCGGTCTTCTCCCTCGCCACCCTCGACCAGGGCTTCTGGCCCGACGGTCTCTACACCGCGCCCAGCGACGACGCCCTCGCCTTCGACCTGGAGGCACACAAGAAGCTCGGCTTCAACGCGGTGCGCAAGCACATCAAGGTGGAGCCGGCGCGGTGGTTCTACCACGCGGACAAGCTCGGCCTGCTCGTCTGGCAGGACTTCGTCTCCGGGAACATCACCAATGAGACCGGGCAGAAGGCGTTCGTCGACCAGGGCCGCGAGGTGATGAAGCAGCACCACAACTCGCCCGCCGTGATCGGCTGGATCGTCTTCAACGAGGGCTGGGGCGAGTGGAACCGCGAAGAGACGGGCCGCATCACCGAGGCCGTCAAGGCCGCCGACCCGTCCCGTGTCGTCAACGCCCACAGCGGTGTCAACTGCTGCAACAGCAAGGGTGACTCGGGCAAGGGCGACATCATCGACCACCACGACTACAACAACGACGACCCGCCCTTCCCGGACGAGAAGCGGGCCGCCATGGACGGCGAGCACGGCGGCTTCACCCTCCGCTCCCCCGGCCACATGTGGCCCGGTGCCCCGACCGTGATCTACAGCGGTGTCACCACGAAGGCGGAGCTGACCCGCAAGTACGTCGAGAACACCGAGAAGTTCTACGTCGAGCAGGCGGGCGCCGAACTGTCCGGCTCGGTCTACACACAGATCACCGACCTGGAGAACGAGCTCAACGGTCTCTACACGTACGACCGGCGCGACATCAAGATGGACGCCGCCGAGGTACGGAAGGTCAACCTCAAGGTGATCGCGGCGGGGGCCGCGGCCGGTTCGAAGCAGAAGCTGAAGGGCGGGCACTGGACCCTCGACGATGGCACCGGCACCACGGCCAAGGACACCGGGCCCGGCAAGAGTCCCCTCACGCTGCGCGAGGGTGCCTCCTGGACCGAGGGTGTCAGCGGCAGCGCCCTGAAGTTCGACGGCCAGAAGCAGTACGCGGAGACCTCCGGACCGGTGCTCGACACCAGCGGCAGCTACTCGGTGTCGGCGTGGGTGCGGCTCGACGGGATTCCCGGCAACTACGGGACGGCCGTCAGCCAGGACACGCGTGCCACGGCCAACTCGTTCTATCTGCAGTACGGACACGGCAACTTCGCCTTCAGCACCCCGGGTGAGCGCCGTGCCCAGGTGGCCGTCGCGGCGGAGACGGGGCGCTGGTACCACCTCGTGGGGGTCCGGGACTCGGTGACCAACGAGATCAAGCTGTACCTCGACGGGAAGCTCGCGGCGACGACCACCGGCGGCGCCGCACTCGGGAGCACCGGCCCGCTCACGGTCGGCCGGGCCCACTGGGACGGCTCGAACGTCGACTTCTGGAACGGCGCGGTCGACGAGGTGCACGCTGTGGACCGGGCACTCACCGCCCAGGAGGTGAGCACCCTCTACGGCGACGAGAAGCCGTAG
- a CDS encoding polyprenyl synthetase codes for MDERAVLLVAGLAELTVSTAGSALGAVRGLLRRSDGAELAAEAEHDLLARGRLVLDRYATAPPAHLEILARRALARQAADDV; via the coding sequence ATGGACGAGCGGGCCGTCCTGCTGGTGGCGGGCCTGGCCGAGCTGACGGTGAGCACGGCGGGGTCGGCCCTGGGGGCCGTGCGGGGGCTGCTGCGCCGCTCGGACGGCGCGGAACTGGCGGCGGAGGCCGAGCACGATCTGCTGGCGCGCGGGCGCCTGGTGCTGGACCGGTACGCGACCGCGCCCCCGGCCCACCTGGAGATCCTGGCCCGGCGTGCCCTGGCCCGACAGGCCGCCGACGATGTCTGA
- a CDS encoding endonuclease/exonuclease/phosphatase family protein produces the protein MGVHPEEAIVFTRRMRLLVGVLILACLVLLGRSGPIDGPFAKSLEDEGTADVVPNRVMTWNICNPCDESSADRAAEIARYAPQVIGMQEACVRDVERTRDYLERRHGLVYHVAYGSVLQNWGRCGGLPWSPGAFGQAILSAAPMTDVVHKEYPNGGSEDRGYMAVTTTVGDRSVRLFNTHLAQRRQEAVRADQTRVLAAEVARYDRAIVIGDFNAVSNAPELAPIWKLATDVDPACLPSSYSGDCKPTTDWQSKFDYIFLRGIRPLDHRVHPTRYSDHHMLYGDLDLGTARGDG, from the coding sequence ATGGGCGTTCACCCGGAGGAGGCGATCGTGTTCACGAGGCGCATGCGTCTGCTCGTGGGCGTCCTGATCCTGGCCTGCCTGGTCCTCCTCGGCCGCAGCGGACCGATCGACGGCCCCTTCGCCAAGTCGCTGGAGGACGAGGGCACCGCGGACGTCGTGCCGAACCGCGTCATGACCTGGAACATCTGCAATCCCTGCGACGAGAGCAGCGCGGACCGCGCGGCGGAGATCGCCAGGTACGCCCCCCAGGTCATCGGCATGCAGGAAGCGTGCGTGCGCGACGTCGAGCGGACCCGGGACTATCTGGAGAGGCGGCACGGGCTGGTCTACCACGTCGCCTACGGGTCGGTCCTGCAGAACTGGGGCCGTTGCGGGGGACTGCCGTGGAGCCCCGGAGCCTTCGGTCAGGCGATTCTCTCGGCGGCGCCCATGACCGACGTCGTTCACAAGGAGTATCCGAACGGCGGATCCGAGGACCGCGGGTACATGGCGGTCACCACGACCGTGGGCGACCGGTCCGTCCGTCTCTTCAACACCCACCTCGCGCAACGGCGTCAGGAGGCCGTCCGGGCGGACCAGACCCGCGTGCTCGCCGCGGAGGTGGCGCGCTACGACCGCGCGATCGTCATCGGCGACTTCAACGCGGTGTCCAACGCCCCCGAGCTGGCCCCGATCTGGAAACTGGCCACGGACGTCGACCCCGCGTGCCTGCCCTCCTCGTACTCCGGCGACTGTAAGCCGACCACGGACTGGCAGAGCAAGTTCGACTACATCTTCCTGCGGGGGATCCGCCCGCTCGATCACCGCGTTCATCCGACCCGGTACTCGGACCACCACATGCTGTACGGCGACCTGGACCTCGGAACGGCGCGGGGGGACGGTTGA
- a CDS encoding glycosyl hydrolase — MPSPRIRPAAGLLLASALVAVGLGPAAAPAAAATVPVGSGSYSDTRPAGTSGPTTNTGAPVTPKLTAAAKDRPVPTNDWWSSLAFQRYGDNPYSTPMYGHPLTYQAASGGLDVGYPTTPAIVGDGRQYEYAHKRDLTIGLTGLNSPDTKADDWSDWTVTPQWSDGTRTLRTTIGHGSPFVYAKGTGGNAQITTAATPTVFSDQGNVLGITVAGHHYALFAPTGSDWNIAGSTVTAGLGAKDYFSVAVLPSTDALATFKKYAFSFVTDSKATWSYAGGTVRATYTLTTEAKEGTERGTLQALYRHQWLNTTDALTSYTYVSPRGTMKVRESASFSTSQKSSAVLPGLPKSSGVDTARLRGYLNEVVNASDPFSGASDTYWTGKALGRLAQLVPLADQIGETGTRDKLLGLMKGKLQDWFTAGGANEFSYDKDWKTLTGYPASYGSDTELNDHHFHYSYYVYAAAIVAQYDQGWAADSAWGGMVKALVRDTANPSRTDTAYPFLRGFDVYAGHSWASGHQGFAAGNNQESSSESTNLSAALVLWGSATGDTSLRDLGTYLLTTESESIAQYWFDADEQVFPSSFSKDTAGMVWGSGAAYATWWTANPEEIHGINVLPVTGGSLHLGGEKAAVRRNIAEMERENGGSAVEWRDILWEFQSLADPGTAKAKWDAGNADYTPEQGESKAHTYHWINTLDSVGAPDATVTGDIPTSAVFTKGTTRTYAAHNYGSTARTVTFSDGKTLAVPARSTATGTGTGSGDPDPDPDPPTGTGNTFQLRTGGTLTTATGGTAGSDTIASAGGTNHDGTPYQPLVYEVRGVDGTLTPGAQSAFRLQVDAGSAVGLGQQARVSYDLTGDGTFDRTETYNYFATDPVSGWEEYTQARGLKAATGTAGDLDGGTVRLEVWNAIGNGASKLQTGTDKSVLVIPYS, encoded by the coding sequence ATGCCATCCCCCCGCATCAGGCCGGCAGCCGGGTTGCTCCTGGCCTCAGCCCTTGTCGCCGTGGGCCTGGGCCCGGCCGCCGCGCCCGCGGCAGCCGCCACCGTGCCCGTAGGCTCCGGCAGTTACTCCGACACCCGGCCCGCCGGTACGTCGGGCCCCACGACCAACACCGGCGCCCCGGTCACCCCCAAACTGACCGCCGCCGCCAAGGACAGACCCGTCCCCACCAACGACTGGTGGTCCTCCCTGGCCTTCCAGCGCTACGGCGACAACCCGTACTCGACCCCCATGTACGGCCACCCCCTCACCTACCAGGCCGCGTCCGGCGGTCTTGACGTCGGCTACCCGACGACCCCCGCGATCGTCGGCGACGGCCGCCAGTACGAGTACGCCCACAAGCGCGACCTCACCATCGGGCTCACCGGCCTCAACTCGCCCGACACCAAGGCCGACGACTGGTCCGACTGGACGGTCACCCCGCAGTGGTCCGACGGCACCCGCACCCTGCGCACCACCATCGGCCACGGCTCCCCGTTCGTATACGCCAAGGGCACGGGCGGCAACGCCCAGATCACCACCGCCGCCACACCCACCGTCTTCTCCGACCAGGGCAACGTCCTCGGCATCACCGTCGCCGGACACCACTACGCCCTCTTCGCGCCGACCGGCAGCGACTGGAACATCGCCGGCTCCACCGTCACCGCGGGTCTCGGCGCCAAGGACTACTTCTCCGTCGCCGTGCTGCCGTCCACCGACGCGCTGGCGACCTTCAAGAAGTACGCCTTCAGCTTCGTCACCGACTCCAAGGCGACCTGGAGCTACGCCGGCGGCACCGTCAGAGCCACCTACACGCTCACCACCGAGGCGAAGGAGGGCACCGAGCGCGGCACGCTCCAGGCCCTCTACCGCCACCAGTGGCTGAACACCACGGACGCCCTGACCTCGTACACCTATGTCTCGCCGCGCGGCACGATGAAGGTCCGGGAGTCGGCCTCCTTCAGCACGAGCCAGAAGTCGTCCGCGGTGCTGCCCGGACTGCCCAAGTCCAGCGGTGTGGACACCGCCAGGCTGCGCGGTTATCTGAACGAGGTCGTGAACGCCTCCGACCCGTTCTCCGGAGCCTCCGACACCTACTGGACGGGCAAGGCCCTCGGGCGCCTCGCCCAACTCGTCCCGCTGGCCGACCAGATCGGCGAGACCGGCACCCGCGACAAGCTCCTCGGGCTGATGAAGGGCAAACTGCAGGACTGGTTCACGGCAGGCGGCGCGAACGAGTTCAGCTACGACAAGGACTGGAAGACGCTCACCGGCTACCCCGCCTCCTACGGCAGCGACACCGAGCTGAACGACCACCACTTCCACTACAGCTACTACGTCTACGCGGCGGCGATCGTCGCCCAGTACGACCAGGGATGGGCCGCCGACTCCGCCTGGGGCGGCATGGTCAAGGCCCTCGTACGGGACACCGCCAACCCCAGCCGCACCGACACCGCCTACCCCTTCCTGCGCGGCTTCGACGTCTACGCGGGCCACAGCTGGGCCTCAGGACACCAGGGCTTCGCCGCCGGCAACAACCAGGAGTCGTCCTCCGAGTCCACCAACCTCAGCGCCGCCCTCGTCCTGTGGGGCTCCGCCACCGGTGACACCTCGCTGCGCGACCTCGGCACCTACCTGCTCACCACCGAGTCGGAGTCGATCGCCCAGTACTGGTTCGACGCCGACGAGCAGGTCTTCCCGTCTTCGTTCAGCAAGGACACAGCGGGCATGGTCTGGGGCAGCGGCGCCGCCTACGCGACCTGGTGGACCGCCAACCCCGAGGAGATCCACGGCATCAACGTCCTTCCCGTGACCGGCGGTTCGCTCCACCTCGGCGGCGAGAAGGCCGCCGTCCGGCGCAACATCGCCGAGATGGAACGGGAGAACGGCGGCTCGGCCGTCGAATGGCGGGACATCCTCTGGGAATTCCAGTCCCTCGCCGACCCGGGCACCGCCAAGGCGAAGTGGGACGCGGGCAACGCCGACTACACCCCGGAGCAGGGGGAGTCGAAGGCGCACACCTACCACTGGATCAACACCCTCGACAGCGTCGGCGCCCCGGACGCCACCGTGACCGGTGACATCCCCACCTCAGCCGTCTTCACCAAGGGCACGACCCGGACGTACGCCGCCCACAACTACGGATCGACGGCCCGTACCGTCACCTTCTCCGACGGCAAGACCCTCGCCGTACCGGCCCGGTCCACCGCGACCGGCACCGGGACCGGTTCGGGCGACCCCGACCCCGACCCGGACCCGCCGACCGGGACCGGCAACACCTTCCAGTTGCGTACCGGCGGCACGCTGACCACGGCGACCGGGGGCACGGCGGGCAGCGACACCATCGCCTCCGCCGGTGGCACCAACCACGACGGCACCCCGTACCAGCCCCTCGTCTACGAGGTCCGGGGCGTCGACGGCACACTCACCCCCGGCGCCCAGAGCGCGTTCCGGCTCCAGGTGGACGCGGGCAGCGCCGTCGGACTGGGCCAACAGGCCCGGGTCAGCTACGACTTGACCGGCGACGGCACCTTCGATCGCACCGAGACGTACAACTACTTCGCGACCGACCCGGTGAGCGGCTGGGAGGAGTACACGCAGGCCCGCGGCCTCAAGGCGGCCACGGGCACGGCGGGCGATCTCGACGGCGGCACCGTACGCCTCGAAGTGTGGAACGCCATCGGCAACGGCGCGTCCAAACTGCAGACGGGCACGGACAAGTCGGTGCTGGTCATCCCCTACAGCTGA
- a CDS encoding signal peptidase I — protein sequence MEESVYVGNAGKDAALDRGWLLGHFKEHGDPRHSDALEVKWGVHPRGEGRAQWVKGEVRTALLVLITGRFRMEFPGRSVLLEEQGDYVVWGRGVDHSWVAEDESVVLTVRWPSVPGYAVAHDDERTGSES from the coding sequence ATGGAAGAGAGCGTGTACGTGGGCAACGCCGGCAAGGACGCGGCCCTGGACCGGGGTTGGCTGCTCGGACACTTCAAGGAGCACGGCGATCCGCGCCACAGCGATGCCCTGGAGGTCAAATGGGGCGTCCACCCACGGGGCGAGGGGCGGGCGCAGTGGGTGAAGGGCGAGGTGCGGACAGCTCTCCTGGTGCTCATCACGGGCCGCTTCCGTATGGAGTTCCCCGGTCGAAGCGTGCTCCTGGAGGAACAGGGCGACTATGTCGTGTGGGGCCGGGGAGTCGACCACTCCTGGGTCGCGGAGGACGAGTCCGTGGTACTGACCGTGCGGTGGCCCTCCGTGCCCGGATACGCCGTGGCGCACGACGACGAGCGGACAGGCTCGGAGAGCTGA
- a CDS encoding AraC family transcriptional regulator produces MDMISQAVSGLRVGRETVRRFRQSGPWGMRYAGLSGSGFHVVLRGSGWLVSADAPPVALHPGDVVLVTSGADHGLSHAPCLLDGLPQVTLGLDRPPAGPADFEFLCGAYRLDHGQVHPYLTVMPDLLVVSPDHGRFPALRSVIDLLDDDTAQAQAHAQSQSHAQAQAQAQQGTRVTRSALLDLMLVHVLRQWMEDEGSQGRPVLSDPAITSALRTIHNEPQTQWTVARLSETVCMSRVAFTRRFTSVVGKPPMTYLRQWRLSCAARLLRETDASLAAIARQVGYSTEFAFAGAFRREYGVPPGRFRQAQAHPHESAPAGR; encoded by the coding sequence GTGGACATGATCAGCCAGGCCGTCTCCGGTCTTCGCGTCGGACGTGAGACCGTCCGACGCTTCCGTCAGTCGGGTCCGTGGGGCATGCGGTACGCCGGCTTGAGCGGGAGCGGTTTCCACGTGGTCCTGCGGGGCTCCGGCTGGCTCGTCTCAGCCGACGCGCCGCCCGTCGCCCTGCACCCCGGCGATGTCGTCCTGGTCACCTCCGGAGCGGACCACGGGCTAAGCCACGCTCCGTGTCTGCTCGACGGGCTGCCGCAGGTGACCCTGGGCCTCGACCGCCCGCCCGCCGGCCCGGCCGACTTCGAGTTCCTCTGCGGCGCCTACCGTCTGGACCACGGCCAGGTGCACCCGTACCTCACGGTCATGCCGGACCTGCTCGTGGTGTCTCCCGACCATGGCCGGTTCCCGGCACTGCGGTCGGTCATCGACCTGCTCGACGACGACACGGCACAAGCACAGGCGCACGCCCAGTCACAGTCACACGCGCAGGCGCAGGCACAGGCGCAGCAGGGTACGAGGGTGACGCGGTCGGCGCTGCTCGACCTCATGCTCGTTCACGTGCTGCGTCAGTGGATGGAGGACGAAGGCTCGCAGGGCCGGCCCGTGCTGTCCGACCCGGCGATCACCTCCGCGCTGCGCACGATCCACAACGAGCCGCAGACGCAGTGGACGGTTGCGCGGCTCAGTGAGACCGTGTGCATGTCGCGGGTGGCGTTCACGCGGCGCTTCACGTCAGTGGTCGGCAAGCCGCCCATGACGTATCTGCGGCAGTGGCGGCTCAGTTGCGCCGCCCGGCTGCTCAGGGAGACGGACGCGTCGCTGGCCGCGATTGCCCGGCAGGTCGGCTACTCGACGGAGTTCGCCTTCGCCGGCGCGTTCCGGCGCGAGTACGGAGTCCCGCCGGGGCGGTTCCGGCAGGCCCAGGCGCACCCCCATGAGTCGGCGCCGGCCGGTCGTTGA